The Panicum virgatum strain AP13 chromosome 5K, P.virgatum_v5, whole genome shotgun sequence genome has a window encoding:
- the LOC120710035 gene encoding probable protein phosphatase 2C 8, giving the protein MSSSETSAQDHGVPVPVAEPQPPAAETEATRMAALAARRARRRRREIYLMNGMASSGDGENAWAKRARLAPGASASAGSAKVAPEPQQGSAAATAVAVWPKSLSHGVQSVIGRRRRMEDKVAIAAPLLGAAAAGEEKGGGWAPEFFAVYDGHGAACVAEACQARLHVVLAEELARLHLANGGGGDAAAARWREAMVAAFARVDDEVAAVQIATKDSTSAEPHGSTAVAAVVEPRRIVVANCGDCRAVLCRGGIAVPLSTDHKPERPDELERIEAAGGQIIYWHGPRVMGVLAMSRSIGDYFMKPFMSAEPEVTVTDRTDTDEFIILASDGLWEVMSNEFACKVARYCLSGRAAAKCPATVGGSSAGDAAALLVEMAAARGSADNISVVVVELSRLAWRKKQASGQQNGRT; this is encoded by the exons aTGAGTAGCAGTGAGACGAGCGCGCAAGATCATGGCGTGCCCGTGCCCGTGGCCGAGCCTCAGCCTCCCGCAGCCGAGACCGAGGCCACGAGGATGGCCGCCCTGGCGGCGCGCCGTGctaggcgccggcggcgggagatTTACCTGATGAACGGCATGGCGTCCTCGGGCGATGGGGAGAACGCGTGGGCCAAGAGGGCTCGCCTGGCGCCCGGCGCCTCCGCGTCCGCGGGGTCGGCCAAGGTGGCGCCGGAGCCGCAGCAGGGGTCCGCGGCAgccacggcggtggcggtgtgGCCGAAGAGCCTGTCGCACGGCGTGCAGTCCGtgatcgggcggcggcggcgcatggaaGACAAGGTTGCCAtcgcggcgccgctgctgggggcggccgcggcgggggaggagaaGGGCGGCGGCTGGGCGCCGGAGTTCTTCGCGGTGTACGACGGGCACGGCGCGGCGTGTGTGGCGGAGGCGTGCCAGGCGCGTCTGCACGTGGTGCTcgcggaggagctggcgcgcCTGCACCtggcgaacggcggcggcggtgacgccgccgccgcgcggtggAGGGAGGCCATGGTGGCCGCCTTCGCCCGCGTGGACGACGAGGTCGCCGCCGTCCAGATAGCGACCAAGGACAGCACCAGCGCGGAACCGCACGGCTccacggccgtggcggcggtggtggagcccCGCCGCATCGTGGTCGCCAACTGCGGCGACTGCCGCGCCGTGCTCTGCCGCGGCGGCATCGCCGTGCCGCTCTCCACCGACCACAAG CCAGAGCGCCCGGATGAGCTGGAAAGGATAGAAGCAGCAGGTGGCCAGATCATCTACTGGCATGGGCCCCGTGTCATGGGGGTGCTTGCAATGTCAAGGTCAATTG GAGACTATTTCATGAAGCCATTCATGTCAGCTGAGCCGGAGGTGACGGTGACGGACCGCACGGACACCGACGAGTTCATCATCCTGGCGAGCGACGGGCTGTGGGAAGTCATGTCCAACGAGTTCGCCTGCAAGGTGGCGAGGTACTGCCTGAGCGGGCGCGCGGCCGCCAAGTGCCCCGCGACGGTCGGCGGGAGCTcggccggcgacgccgccgcgctgctggtggagatggcggcggcgcggggcagcgCTGACAACATCAGCGTCGTGGTCGTCGAGCTCAGCCGCCTGGCGTGGAGGAAGAAGCAGGCTAGCGGCCAGCAGAACGGCAGGACGTAG